A window from Kovacikia minuta CCNUW1 encodes these proteins:
- a CDS encoding TolB family protein produces the protein MTPSIAYLAQGKLYLKLREAPIREIESQFGQTVQERTLKMQRSKAWKNRGIMEMMMPPAALKQMEQQPEATVNVAIASLCPSEDGRLLYALETDDMGGIFAFDPGGDREDRLFHNAEFRVSHLNFDPRHKLIACTTTYRTGISNIATMAIDGARPRDITEGDSIDLAPRWIPGKGKALVFQSAGIGRNREGYVCDRAPFLIEKLDFDKQDVLTLASDPKSDLLGPQVGVDGLLYYIRRPYRSNRKPFSFWHLLKDILLIPFRLLYAIFQWLNFFSQMYTGKPLTAAGTKQTVDPKQMKVWGDWLTPENMKDRRFGEPDAPSLVPRSWELVRQADQGIPEVLAEGVLSYDLRSDGTIVYTNGSAIYAIYPDGNRERLLVGNLIESVTVIDNA, from the coding sequence ATGACCCCTAGCATTGCTTATCTGGCGCAAGGCAAGCTTTACCTCAAACTGAGGGAGGCTCCTATTCGGGAGATTGAGAGTCAGTTTGGGCAAACGGTGCAGGAGCGCACCCTGAAAATGCAGCGCAGCAAAGCCTGGAAAAATCGGGGCATTATGGAAATGATGATGCCTCCAGCAGCATTGAAGCAGATGGAGCAACAACCGGAGGCAACGGTGAATGTGGCGATCGCTAGCCTTTGCCCCAGTGAAGACGGTCGGCTTTTGTACGCTCTGGAAACGGACGATATGGGGGGCATTTTTGCCTTCGATCCGGGTGGAGATCGGGAAGATCGCTTATTTCACAATGCAGAATTCCGGGTTAGCCATCTCAACTTTGATCCAAGACATAAGCTAATTGCCTGCACCACCACCTATCGCACCGGAATTTCTAATATCGCCACGATGGCGATCGACGGTGCCCGCCCCAGGGACATAACCGAAGGAGATTCGATCGATCTGGCACCCCGCTGGATTCCGGGTAAGGGCAAGGCGCTGGTATTCCAGTCGGCGGGAATTGGGCGCAACCGGGAGGGGTATGTCTGCGATCGTGCCCCCTTCCTGATCGAAAAGCTGGACTTTGACAAGCAGGACGTGTTGACTCTGGCATCCGACCCCAAATCAGATCTACTCGGCCCCCAGGTTGGAGTTGATGGCTTGCTCTATTACATCCGGCGTCCCTACCGCTCGAACCGCAAACCGTTCAGCTTCTGGCACCTGCTGAAAGATATTCTGCTGATTCCCTTTCGGTTGCTATACGCCATCTTCCAGTGGCTCAATTTTTTCTCCCAGATGTATACTGGCAAGCCCTTAACGGCAGCCGGAACGAAGCAAACCGTCGATCCAAAACAGATGAAGGTCTGGGGAGACTGGCTCACCCCAGAGAACATGAAAGATCGTCGCTTTGGCGAACCGGATGCGCCTTCCTTAGTGCCCCGCTCCTGGGAACTAGTGCGGCAGGCAGACCAGGGAATCCCAGAGGTTCTGGCAGAAGGTGTGTTGTCCTACGATTTGCGATCGGACGGGACGATCGTCTACACCAACGGCAGCGCCATCTACGCGATTTACCCCGATGGCAACCGGGAACGGCTCCTGGTCGGCAATTTAATTGAATCAGTCACCGTGATCGACAATGCTTAA
- a CDS encoding type II toxin-antitoxin system VapC family toxin — protein sequence MKLLLDTHTFIWLDSDPIRLSDKVKSLLQDPANTLLLSVVCIWEMQIKSQLGKLQISASLADIISSQQQANGIEILPVILSHVLALESILPHHKDPFDRLLVAQAIIEDATLLSKDSIFGSYPVKVIW from the coding sequence ATGAAGTTGTTGCTCGATACTCACACCTTTATTTGGCTTGACAGCGATCCGATTCGATTATCAGACAAGGTAAAGTCCCTTCTCCAAGACCCAGCAAATACACTGTTGCTAAGTGTAGTTTGCATTTGGGAAATGCAGATCAAAAGTCAACTAGGGAAGCTACAGATAAGCGCCTCGTTAGCAGATATTATATCTAGCCAGCAGCAAGCAAATGGAATTGAGATCTTGCCAGTAATCCTTTCCCACGTTCTAGCCCTGGAGAGCATACTACCGCATCATAAAGACCCATTTGATCGATTGTTAGTTGCTCAAGCAATCATTGAGGACGCTACTTTATTGAGCAAAGACTCAATTTTTGGAAGTTACCCGGTAAAGGTGATCTGGTAG
- a CDS encoding DUF6745 domain-containing protein yields MAQIETLTPEQETLIPIYREKWRKIALSTEPIDQGEVAAVIGRLYSIIAETEPEILFFDSPFTTISKLEASKRWNPIKDRLNQQRALLRTQIIEQLSDDLWVWIAENLIEHERLRLHPNQQIHDQIYWQLYSQLGKLPWQSVNRFLNNHLTPNASLSDSAFCDFCISELACSYAAEKWELEQLLLEKCYWIFPFQGTCLVCDRPRILQLDSENRLHAEGEPAIQFADGYRLYACHGVTLPEKYGNVYPHQWQAKWLLEETNAELRRVLIQGIGYARICQELQANELDNWQDYTLLKIDAEADVEPIVLLKMTCPSTNYIHVLRVPPDLQSAREAIAWINWGIDPEEFSSQT; encoded by the coding sequence ATGGCTCAAATTGAAACCCTGACCCCTGAACAAGAAACACTGATTCCCATTTATCGAGAGAAGTGGCGAAAGATTGCGCTTTCGACTGAGCCGATCGATCAAGGAGAAGTGGCAGCAGTTATTGGAAGACTTTATTCTATTATTGCGGAAACAGAACCTGAAATCTTGTTCTTTGATAGTCCTTTTACAACAATTAGCAAGCTTGAAGCTAGCAAAAGATGGAATCCGATAAAAGATCGACTGAATCAACAACGGGCACTTTTGCGCACTCAAATTATTGAACAGTTATCAGATGACCTTTGGGTTTGGATAGCTGAAAACTTAATTGAGCACGAGCGTCTAAGATTACATCCTAATCAACAAATTCATGACCAAATTTATTGGCAGTTATACTCACAACTGGGGAAATTACCCTGGCAGTCTGTGAATCGTTTTTTAAATAACCACTTGACACCAAACGCTTCTCTATCTGATAGTGCATTTTGTGATTTTTGCATCTCTGAACTGGCTTGTTCCTATGCAGCAGAAAAGTGGGAACTAGAGCAACTTCTTTTAGAAAAATGCTACTGGATTTTCCCTTTTCAAGGAACTTGCCTTGTCTGCGATCGCCCCCGCATTCTTCAACTTGATTCTGAAAATCGCCTCCATGCAGAGGGAGAACCTGCGATTCAATTTGCGGATGGCTATCGGTTGTATGCCTGTCATGGAGTTACTTTGCCAGAGAAATATGGCAATGTTTATCCCCATCAATGGCAGGCAAAATGGCTGTTGGAAGAGACAAATGCAGAACTGAGACGGGTCTTAATTCAAGGCATTGGTTATGCAAGAATCTGTCAAGAATTGCAGGCAAATGAATTAGATAATTGGCAGGACTATACACTACTCAAAATTGATGCCGAAGCCGATGTCGAACCGATCGTTCTGTTAAAGATGACCTGTCCCAGTACAAACTACATTCATGTGCTGCGCGTTCCACCTGATCTTCAATCAGCCAGAGAAGCGATTGCTTGGATTAATTGGGGTATTGACCCAGAGGAGTTTTCTTCCCAAACTTGA